One Setaria italica strain Yugu1 chromosome I, Setaria_italica_v2.0, whole genome shotgun sequence DNA window includes the following coding sequences:
- the LOC101757083 gene encoding CAAX prenyl protease 1 homolog: MALPYLEAVLCFMILMYIFETYLDIRQHRALKLPTLPKPLLGVISDEKFKRSRDYSLDKSHFHFVHEAVTILMDTTILYYRVLPWFWKKSGELITNVGLNAENEIIHTLAFLAGAMVWSQITDLPFSLYSTFVIEARHGFNKQTIWLFIRDMVKGILLSMILGPPIVAAIIYIVQIGGPYLAIYLWGFMFVLALLMMTIYPIVIAPLFNKFTPLPEGVLREKIEKLAASLKFPLKKLFVVDGSTRSSHSNAYMYGFFKNKRIVLYDTLIQQCSNEDEIVSVIAHELGHWKLNHTVYSFIAVQLLMFLQFGGYTLVRNSKDLFESFGFEDQPIIIGLIIFQHTIIPLQHLLSFCLNLVSRAFEFQADAFAKNLGYAPQLRAALVKLQEENLSAMNTDPWYSAYHYSHPPLVERLQALEDSDSKKED; encoded by the exons ATGGCGCTGCCCTACCTGGAGGCCGTGCTGT GCTTTATGATTCTCATGTACATATTTGAGACATATCTTGACATCCGTCAGCACAGAGCCCTCAAGTTACCAACTTTGCCAAAACCCTTGCTCGGAGTAATTAGTGATGAAAAGTTTAAACGTTCTAGAGATTATAGCCTCGACAAAAG CCACTTCCATTTTGTTCATGAGGCTGTGACTATTTTAATGGATACCACAATACTGTACTATAGAGTTCTTCCCTGGTTTTGGAAG AAATCTGGAGAACTAATTACAAATGTTGGTCTGAATGCTGAGAATGAGATAATACACACCCTTGCATTCTTAGCTGGTGCCATGGTCTGGTCACAG ATTACGGACTTGCCGTTCTCTCTTTATTCAACTTTTGTCATAGAGGCTCGACATGGTTTTAACAAG CAAACTATATGGCTCTTCATTAGGGATATGGTCAAAGGAATTTTACTATCCATGATATTGGGACCACCAATCGTGGCTGCTATCATCTACATAGTACAG ATTGGAGGACCTTATCTAGCTATATATCTCTGGGGTTTTATGTTTGTATTAGCTCTCCTGATGATGACAATATACCCCATCGTGATAGCTCCTCTGTTCAACAAGTTCACTCCT cttcctgaaggtgtacTCCGGGAGAAAATAGAGAAGTTGGCAGCTTCCCTCAAGTTTCCTTTGAAAAAGCTTTTTGTGGTAGATGGGTCTACCAGATCAAGCCACAGTAAT GCTTACATGTACGGTTTTTTCAAGAATAAACGCATAGTGCTCTATGACACGTTAATTCAGCAG TGCAGTAACGAGGATGAGATAGTTTCTGTTATTGCACATGAACTTGGGCACTGGAAACTCAATCATACTGTCTATTCCTTTATAGCTGTCCAG CTGCTTATGTTTCTGCAATTTGGAGGATATACTCTAGTAAGGAACTCCAAAGATCTATTTGAAAGTTTTGGTTTCGAGGATCAGCCAATAATAATTGGATTGATCATTTTCCAG CACACCATAATACCTCTCCAACACCTTCTGAGCTTTTGCCTAAACCTTGTCAGCAGAGCATTTGAATTTCAG GCTGACGCCTTTGCCAAGAACCTTGGATATGCCCCTCAGCTCCGAGCGGCCCTTGTCAAACTACAG GAGGAGAACTTGTCTGCAATGAACACCGATCCATGGTATTCTGCATATCACTACTCCCACCCACCTCTTGTGGAAAGGCTGCAGGCTCTTGAAGATTCAGACAGCAAAAAAGAAGACTAA
- the LOC101757475 gene encoding pentatricopeptide repeat-containing protein At1g11290, chloroplastic, whose amino-acid sequence MLSLSSPSSPPLAHGASTAAAPASSVAFLRGAAARRDAPLTSAVHAALLKSGELHPAQPLAVSNSLLHAYLQCGLLSPALRLLDETPRRDAATYASLISAHCRRGAPLDALRAFLDMLARGGTGDQAEDGTVRPNEFTASVILQACGLARDGRLGRMVHGYLIAGGFCGDPFVVGSLVNMYAKVGDAASARRLVFGLSCRDVVSWTAIISGCVLNGMLDEALEVFVMMLEDGVLPNNVTMLSVIQACSLMGASELFGPVHALVVLLELKDDASVVNSLIIMFAKNGFVEEAVWLFNDLYLKSGNVCSNEDVLAAILYGCTISGSQKNGEGIHAHLIKMGAFPSISVGNSLMGMYARFEQVDAVHLVFGVMEVKDIVSWNTIISCLAKSDHVNEAMELFSVLHARGGGLVPDLVTVLSIVQACSNAGLLHQGQMLHGCIMKSGFVYDVSICNALISMYAKLGRIDFAEMIFERMDIKDLVSWNSMITAYGMHGDGHSALRIFNQLKDAGTPSPNAITFVSVISACSHAGLISEGYKCFKSMRTDHGIEPSMDHYACVVDLLGRSGKFAEAEEFIRDMPVAPNSSIWGPLLAACQLHGNVDLAEKAANELSALEPESDIWRVSLSNTYAFARRWKDAAMIRTEMRRVGLRKETGWSFVDVGGVEGFKFVSADTRHHDAEKIYSVWHSMNKHMADLAADVHKLSPIGAV is encoded by the coding sequence ATGCTCTCACTCTCGAGCCCTTCGTCGCCACCGCTTGCGCACGGCGCCAGCACCGCCGCGGCTCCCGCCTCTTCCGTCGCCTTCCTCCGCGGGGCCGCGGCTCGGCGCGACGCGCCGCTCACCTCCGCAGTCCACGCGGCCCTCCTCAAGTCCGGCGAGCTCCATCCCGCGCAGCCCCTCGCCGTGTCGAACTCCCTCCTTCACGCCTACCTCCAATGCGGCCTCCTCTCCCCCGCGCTCCGCCTGCTCGACGAAACGCCCCGCCGCGACGCGGCCACCTACGCCTCACTCATCTCCGCGCactgccgccgcggcgcgccccTGGACGCCCTCCGCGCCTTCCTGGACATGCTGGCCCGGGGCGGCACCGGCGACCAGGCCGAGGACGGCACCGTCCGCCCCAACGAGTTCACGGCGTCCGTGATCCTGCAGGCCTGTGGGCTCGCCAGGGACGGGAGGCTGGGGAGGATGGTGCACGGCTACCTCATCGCAGGTGGGTTCTGCGGTGACCCGTTCGTGGTTGGCTCCTTGGTCAACATGTACGCCAAGGTTGGGGATGCGGCCAGCGCGCGGAGGCTAGTCTTTGGGTTATCCTGCAGGGATGTTGTCTCTTGGACGGCCATCATATCAGGGTGCGTGCTCAATGGTATGCTTGACGAAGCCCTGGAGGTGTTCGTCATGATGCTGGAAGATGGTGTCCTACCCAACAATGTCACGATGCTGAGCGTCATTCAGGCGTGCTCTTTGATGGGCGCCTCGGAATTGTTCGGTCCAGTGCACGCTCTTGTTGTTCTGTTGGAGCTCAAGGACGATGCCTCGGTGGTGAATTCTCTCATCATTATGTTTGCAAAGAATGGATTTGTTGAAGAGGCTGTGTGGCTTTTTAATGATCTGTACCTGAAGAGTGGGAATGTGTGTTCTAATGAGGATGTTCTTGCGGCAATTCTCTACGGTTGCACCATTTCAGGATCCCAGAAGAATGGGGAGGGAATCCATGCTCACCTGATTAAAATGGGTGCTTTCCCGAGCATCAGTGTTGGGAACTCCCTCATGGGCATGTATGCTAGATTTGAGCAAGTTGATGCGGTTCATTTGGTGTTCGGTGTCATGGAAGTTAAGGACATTGTCTCATGGAACACCATTATCTCGTGCCTTGCCAAGAGTGACCATGTGAACGAAGCCATGGAGCTTTTCAGCGTTCTTCATGCCAGGGGCGGTGGGCTTGTGCCTGACTTGGTCACGGTCTTGAGCATTGTGCAGGCTTGCTCCAATGCAGGATTACTGCATCAGGGGCAGATGCTCCACGGATGCATCATGAAATCTGGTTTCGTGTACGATGTTTCAATATGCAATGCTCTCATTAGTATGTATGCGAAGTTAGGTAGAATTGATTTTGCCGAGATGATCTTTGAGAGGATGGATATTAAGGACCTTGTTTCCTGGAATTCAATGATCACTGCTTATGGGATGCATGGAGATGGTCATTCAGCTCTAAGGATTTTCAACCAGCTGAAAGATGCTGGAACTCCTTCGCCAAATGCTATTACATTTGTGAGTGTGATATCAGCTTGCAGTCACGCTGGTTTGATCTCAGAAGGCTACAAGTGCTTCAAAAGCATGAGAACGGACCATGGCATTGAACCTAGCATGGACCACTATGCATGTGTAGTTGATCTGCTTGGAAGATCTGGGAAGTTTGCCGAAGCAGAAGAATTCATTAGGGATATGCCTGTCGCTCCCAACTCATCCATCTGGGGGCCTCTTCTAGCTGCTTGCCAGCTTCATGGGAATGTTGATCTTGCAGAAAAGGCTGCTAATGAATTGTCAGCCTTGGAACCTGAGAGCGACATATGGAGAGTCTCCTTGTCTAATACGTACGCCTTTGCTAGGAGATGGAAAGATGCTGCAATGATTAGGACTGAAATGAGAAGAGTCGGTTTGAGAAAGGAGACCGGGTGGAGCTTTGTAGATGTTGGAGGGGTTGAAGGTTTTAAGTTTGTGTCAGCAGATACTAGACATCACGATGCAGAGAAGATATATTCAGTATGGCACAGTATGAACAAGCACATGGCAGACCTAGCTGCTGATGTGCATAAACTCAGTCCAATTGGCGCAGTTTAG
- the LOC101757872 gene encoding 2-C-methyl-D-erythritol 2,4-cyclodiphosphate synthase, chloroplastic, translated as MAAMIVKRHFNRAKQLSASSKAIPISILADKNVKPGDIHTAPWPPPPPSSWARSPSPPRHEPAPAPPRPIVTPPGCPCAPGRGRDRPSRQPSRPSTSRGGRGAKPPALPFRVGHGFDLHRLEPDLPLIIGGINIPHDRGCEAHSDGDVLLHCVVDAILGALGLPDIGQIFPDSDPRWKGADSSVFMREAVKLMHEAGYELGNLDATLILQKPKISPFKETIRSNLCDLLGADPSVVNLKAKTHEKVDSLGENRSIAAHTVVLLMRK; from the exons ATGGCAGCTATGATAGTTAAAAGGCACTTCAACCGCGCTAAACAGCTTAGTGCTAGCAGTAAAGCTATTCCCATTTCTATACTGGCAGACAAAAATGTGAAGCCCGGCGACATCCATA CCGCGCCAtggccccctccccctccctcttcaTGGGCTCGTTCACCATCTCCACCGCGCCACGAacccgcgccggccccgccgcgcccTATAGTCACTCCGCCCGGATGTCCCTGCGCCCCCGGCAGAGGCCGTGACCGGCCGTCGCGGCAGCCGTCCAGGCCGAGCACCagccgcggtggccgcggcgcgaAGCCGCCCGCGCTCCCGTTCCGCGTCGGACACGGGTTCGACCTCCACCGCCTCGAGCCGGACCTCCCGCTCATCATCGGCGGCATCAACATCCCCCACGACCGTGGCTGCGAGGCCCACTCCGACG GGGACGTGCTGCTGCACTGCGTGGTGGACGCAATTCTCGGCGCGCTGGGGCTGCCAGACATCGGGCAGATCTTCCCAGACTCCGACCCGCGGTGGAAGGGTGCCGATTCTTCGGTTTTCATGAGGGAAGCT GTGAAATTGATGCATGAGGCAGGCTATGAGCTGGGCAACCTTGATGCTACACTGATCTTGCAAAAACCAAAAATCAGTCCATTCAAGGAGACCATCCGATCTAACTTGTGTGACCTACTTGGGGCAGACCCATCTGTTGTCAATCTCAAGGCCAAGACGCACGAGAAAGTTGACAGTCTAGGAGAAAACCGGAGCATAGCTGCCCATACTGTAGTTCTCCTGATGCGGAAATAG
- the LOC101758291 gene encoding protein REVEILLE 6 isoform X2, whose amino-acid sequence MVSASTPPLPPPTQPQSDAAGSGEDASKKVRKPYTITKSRESWTEQEHDKFLEALQLFDRDWKKIEAFVGSKTVIQIRSHAQKYFLKVQKNGTSEHVPPPRPKRKAAHPYPQKASKNEPNYGLKTDSSSIHRNSGMNATVSSWAVSSIPPAVASSMVKDLGPGTLGPNNFCSSSTEGPPRTWQPGETNDQINQVPSLRLMPDFAQVYSFLGSVFDPSTSGHLQKLKEMNPIDVETALLLMRNLSINLTSPDFEDQRKLLSSYSTSGGLELGSSRSSALATSAPFMIKGE is encoded by the exons ATGGTCTCCGCCagcacgccgccgctgccgccgccgacgcagcCGCAGTCCGACGCGGCCGGGTCGGGGGAGGACGCCAGCAAGAAGGTGCGGAAGCCGTACACCATCACCAAGTCGCGGGAGAGCTGGACGGAGCAGGAGCACGACAAGTTCCTCGAGGCCCTGCAGCT cttTGACCGTGACTGGAAGAAGATAGAGGCTTTTGTTGGCTCCAAGACTGTCATACAG ATAAGGAGCCATGCACAGAAATACTTTTTGAAGGTTCAGAAAAATGGAACCAGCGAACATGTCCCACCTCCACGACCAAAGCGAAAAGCTGCTCATCCATATCCTCAGAAGGCCTCCAAGAATG AACCAAACTATGGACTCAAGACAGATTCATCTTCCATCCATAGGAACTCTGGCATGAATGCAACTGTTTCTTCATGGGCCGTTAGTTCCATCCCACCAGCTGTTGCCTCATCGATGGTGAAAG ATTTAGGACCTGGAACACTGGGTCCAAACAATTTTTGCTCGAGCAGTACCGAAGGCCCTCCAAGGACATGGCAACCTGGTGAAACAAATGATCAAATAAATCAAGTTCCGTCACTTCGCC TTATGCCGGATTTTGCGCAAGTGTACAGCTTCTTAGGTAGTGTTTTTGATCCAAGCACAAGTGGTCATCTGCAGAAACTTAAGGAGATGAATCCAATTGATGTTGAAACG GCATTATTGTTGATGAGGAATCTCTCCATCAATTTGACCAGTCCTGATTTTGAAGATCAA AGGAAGCTGTTGTCCTCATATAGCACTTCTGGTGGACTTGAGCTAGGGAGTTCCAGGAGTTCAGCTCTAGCAACGAGTGCTCCTTTCAT GATCAAAGGCGAATAG
- the LOC101758291 gene encoding protein REVEILLE 6 isoform X3: protein MVSASTPPLPPPTQPQSDAAGSGEDASKKVRKPYTITKSRESWTEQEHDKFLEALQLFDRDWKKIEAFVGSKTVIQIRSHAQKYFLKVQKNGTSEHVPPPRPKRKAAHPYPQKASKNEPNYGLKTDSSSIHRNSGMNATVSSWAVSSIPPAVASSMVKGPGTLGPNNFCSSSTEGPPRTWQPGETNDQINQVPSLRLMPDFAQVYSFLGSVFDPSTSGHLQKLKEMNPIDVETALLLMRNLSINLTSPDFEDQRKLLSSYSTSGGLELGSSRSSALATSAPFMIKGE from the exons ATGGTCTCCGCCagcacgccgccgctgccgccgccgacgcagcCGCAGTCCGACGCGGCCGGGTCGGGGGAGGACGCCAGCAAGAAGGTGCGGAAGCCGTACACCATCACCAAGTCGCGGGAGAGCTGGACGGAGCAGGAGCACGACAAGTTCCTCGAGGCCCTGCAGCT cttTGACCGTGACTGGAAGAAGATAGAGGCTTTTGTTGGCTCCAAGACTGTCATACAG ATAAGGAGCCATGCACAGAAATACTTTTTGAAGGTTCAGAAAAATGGAACCAGCGAACATGTCCCACCTCCACGACCAAAGCGAAAAGCTGCTCATCCATATCCTCAGAAGGCCTCCAAGAATG AACCAAACTATGGACTCAAGACAGATTCATCTTCCATCCATAGGAACTCTGGCATGAATGCAACTGTTTCTTCATGGGCCGTTAGTTCCATCCCACCAGCTGTTGCCTCATCGATGGTGAAAG GACCTGGAACACTGGGTCCAAACAATTTTTGCTCGAGCAGTACCGAAGGCCCTCCAAGGACATGGCAACCTGGTGAAACAAATGATCAAATAAATCAAGTTCCGTCACTTCGCC TTATGCCGGATTTTGCGCAAGTGTACAGCTTCTTAGGTAGTGTTTTTGATCCAAGCACAAGTGGTCATCTGCAGAAACTTAAGGAGATGAATCCAATTGATGTTGAAACG GCATTATTGTTGATGAGGAATCTCTCCATCAATTTGACCAGTCCTGATTTTGAAGATCAA AGGAAGCTGTTGTCCTCATATAGCACTTCTGGTGGACTTGAGCTAGGGAGTTCCAGGAGTTCAGCTCTAGCAACGAGTGCTCCTTTCAT GATCAAAGGCGAATAG
- the LOC101758291 gene encoding protein REVEILLE 6 isoform X1 gives MVSASTPPLPPPTQPQSDAAGSGEDASKKVRKPYTITKSRESWTEQEHDKFLEALQLFDRDWKKIEAFVGSKTVIQIRSHAQKYFLKVQKNGTSEHVPPPRPKRKAAHPYPQKASKNEPNYGLKTDSSSIHRNSGMNATVSSWAVSSIPPAVASSMVKEDLGPGTLGPNNFCSSSTEGPPRTWQPGETNDQINQVPSLRLMPDFAQVYSFLGSVFDPSTSGHLQKLKEMNPIDVETALLLMRNLSINLTSPDFEDQRKLLSSYSTSGGLELGSSRSSALATSAPFMIKGE, from the exons ATGGTCTCCGCCagcacgccgccgctgccgccgccgacgcagcCGCAGTCCGACGCGGCCGGGTCGGGGGAGGACGCCAGCAAGAAGGTGCGGAAGCCGTACACCATCACCAAGTCGCGGGAGAGCTGGACGGAGCAGGAGCACGACAAGTTCCTCGAGGCCCTGCAGCT cttTGACCGTGACTGGAAGAAGATAGAGGCTTTTGTTGGCTCCAAGACTGTCATACAG ATAAGGAGCCATGCACAGAAATACTTTTTGAAGGTTCAGAAAAATGGAACCAGCGAACATGTCCCACCTCCACGACCAAAGCGAAAAGCTGCTCATCCATATCCTCAGAAGGCCTCCAAGAATG AACCAAACTATGGACTCAAGACAGATTCATCTTCCATCCATAGGAACTCTGGCATGAATGCAACTGTTTCTTCATGGGCCGTTAGTTCCATCCCACCAGCTGTTGCCTCATCGATGGTGAAAG AAGATTTAGGACCTGGAACACTGGGTCCAAACAATTTTTGCTCGAGCAGTACCGAAGGCCCTCCAAGGACATGGCAACCTGGTGAAACAAATGATCAAATAAATCAAGTTCCGTCACTTCGCC TTATGCCGGATTTTGCGCAAGTGTACAGCTTCTTAGGTAGTGTTTTTGATCCAAGCACAAGTGGTCATCTGCAGAAACTTAAGGAGATGAATCCAATTGATGTTGAAACG GCATTATTGTTGATGAGGAATCTCTCCATCAATTTGACCAGTCCTGATTTTGAAGATCAA AGGAAGCTGTTGTCCTCATATAGCACTTCTGGTGGACTTGAGCTAGGGAGTTCCAGGAGTTCAGCTCTAGCAACGAGTGCTCCTTTCAT GATCAAAGGCGAATAG
- the LOC101758291 gene encoding protein REVEILLE 6 isoform X4, whose amino-acid sequence MVSASTPPLPPPTQPQSDAAGSGEDASKKVRKPYTITKSRESWTEQEHDKFLEALQLFDRDWKKIEAFVGSKTVIQIRSHAQKYFLKVQKNGTSEHVPPPRPKRKAAHPYPQKASKNEPNYGLKTDSSSIHRNSGMNATVSSWAVSSIPPAVASSMVKEDLGPGTLGPNNFCSSSTEGPPRTWQPGETNDQINQVPSLRLMPDFAQVYSFLGSVFDPSTSGHLQKLKEMNPIDVETALLLMRNLSINLTSPDFEDQRKLLSSYSTSGGLELGSSRSSALATSAPFM is encoded by the exons ATGGTCTCCGCCagcacgccgccgctgccgccgccgacgcagcCGCAGTCCGACGCGGCCGGGTCGGGGGAGGACGCCAGCAAGAAGGTGCGGAAGCCGTACACCATCACCAAGTCGCGGGAGAGCTGGACGGAGCAGGAGCACGACAAGTTCCTCGAGGCCCTGCAGCT cttTGACCGTGACTGGAAGAAGATAGAGGCTTTTGTTGGCTCCAAGACTGTCATACAG ATAAGGAGCCATGCACAGAAATACTTTTTGAAGGTTCAGAAAAATGGAACCAGCGAACATGTCCCACCTCCACGACCAAAGCGAAAAGCTGCTCATCCATATCCTCAGAAGGCCTCCAAGAATG AACCAAACTATGGACTCAAGACAGATTCATCTTCCATCCATAGGAACTCTGGCATGAATGCAACTGTTTCTTCATGGGCCGTTAGTTCCATCCCACCAGCTGTTGCCTCATCGATGGTGAAAG AAGATTTAGGACCTGGAACACTGGGTCCAAACAATTTTTGCTCGAGCAGTACCGAAGGCCCTCCAAGGACATGGCAACCTGGTGAAACAAATGATCAAATAAATCAAGTTCCGTCACTTCGCC TTATGCCGGATTTTGCGCAAGTGTACAGCTTCTTAGGTAGTGTTTTTGATCCAAGCACAAGTGGTCATCTGCAGAAACTTAAGGAGATGAATCCAATTGATGTTGAAACG GCATTATTGTTGATGAGGAATCTCTCCATCAATTTGACCAGTCCTGATTTTGAAGATCAA AGGAAGCTGTTGTCCTCATATAGCACTTCTGGTGGACTTGAGCTAGGGAGTTCCAGGAGTTCAGCTCTAGCAACGAGTGCTCCTTTCATGTAA
- the LOC101758291 gene encoding protein REVEILLE 6 isoform X5 has translation MVSASTPPLPPPTQPQSDAAGSGEDASKKVRKPYTITKSRESWTEQEHDKFLEALQLFDRDWKKIEAFVGSKTVIQIRSHAQKYFLKVQKNGTSEHVPPPRPKRKAAHPYPQKASKNEPNYGLKTDSSSIHRNSGMNATVSSWAVSSIPPAVASSMVKDLGPGTLGPNNFCSSSTEGPPRTWQPGETNDQINQVPSLRLMPDFAQVYSFLGSVFDPSTSGHLQKLKEMNPIDVETALLLMRNLSINLTSPDFEDQRKLLSSYSTSGGLELGSSRSSALATSAPFM, from the exons ATGGTCTCCGCCagcacgccgccgctgccgccgccgacgcagcCGCAGTCCGACGCGGCCGGGTCGGGGGAGGACGCCAGCAAGAAGGTGCGGAAGCCGTACACCATCACCAAGTCGCGGGAGAGCTGGACGGAGCAGGAGCACGACAAGTTCCTCGAGGCCCTGCAGCT cttTGACCGTGACTGGAAGAAGATAGAGGCTTTTGTTGGCTCCAAGACTGTCATACAG ATAAGGAGCCATGCACAGAAATACTTTTTGAAGGTTCAGAAAAATGGAACCAGCGAACATGTCCCACCTCCACGACCAAAGCGAAAAGCTGCTCATCCATATCCTCAGAAGGCCTCCAAGAATG AACCAAACTATGGACTCAAGACAGATTCATCTTCCATCCATAGGAACTCTGGCATGAATGCAACTGTTTCTTCATGGGCCGTTAGTTCCATCCCACCAGCTGTTGCCTCATCGATGGTGAAAG ATTTAGGACCTGGAACACTGGGTCCAAACAATTTTTGCTCGAGCAGTACCGAAGGCCCTCCAAGGACATGGCAACCTGGTGAAACAAATGATCAAATAAATCAAGTTCCGTCACTTCGCC TTATGCCGGATTTTGCGCAAGTGTACAGCTTCTTAGGTAGTGTTTTTGATCCAAGCACAAGTGGTCATCTGCAGAAACTTAAGGAGATGAATCCAATTGATGTTGAAACG GCATTATTGTTGATGAGGAATCTCTCCATCAATTTGACCAGTCCTGATTTTGAAGATCAA AGGAAGCTGTTGTCCTCATATAGCACTTCTGGTGGACTTGAGCTAGGGAGTTCCAGGAGTTCAGCTCTAGCAACGAGTGCTCCTTTCATGTAA
- the LOC101764931 gene encoding cysteine-rich receptor-like protein kinase 15 has protein sequence MACTKPSGLPSLVLLFLVLAVAAVGPGVALKLEPTGTIEHFPPLLDCAPTTASPSRNDSAFHANVLSLLAALPSAAAAAPTGSAFARSGGAGRDCAFARGACFGFGAPRGGSFPGDCRSCLSAAAEDVAKGCGASRRAGAWRAGCFLSYADTNRSTAREDAFRGWFYEDSDDGDSPTVALGRQCTANRTAAECARCLNESAQVVPALKVGRQLSMVHRDAVVVVGYACYLRVPLFPPTPLWLQYLFGIAGIIDVVALVLAEVCGVLFCIRKAREFNPA, from the exons ATGGCGTGCACGAAGCCCTCGGGCCTCCCCTCCCtggtcctcctcttcctcgtcctcgCGGTGGCCGCCGTAGGACCAGGAGTCGCATTGAAGCTGGAGCCAACCGGCACGATCGAGCACTTTCCACCTCTGCTCGACTGCGCCCCGACCACCGCGTCGCCCTCAAGGAACGACAGCGCGTTCCACGCCAACGTGCTGtcgctcctcgccgccctcccctccgccgccgcggccgcgcccacgGGCTCCGCCTTCGCGCGGTCCGGCGGCGCCGGTCGCGACTGCGCCTTCGCGCGGGGCGCCTGCTTTGGCTtcggcgcgccgcgcggcggctCCTTCCCCGGCGACTGCCGCTCGTgcctgtccgccgccgccgaggacgtcGCCAAAGGGTGCGGCGCCAGCCGCCGCGCTGGCGCCTGGCGCGCCGGCTGCTTCCTGTCGTACGCGGACACCAACCGGTCCACGGCCCGCGAGGACGCGTTCCGCGGCTGGTTCTACGAAGACAGCGACGACGGCGACTCGCCGACCGTGGCGCTAGGGAGGCAGTGCACGGCCAACCGCACGGCGGCGGAGTGCGCCCGGTGCCTGAACGAGTCGGCGCAGGTGGTGCCGGCGCTGAAGGTGGGGAGGCAGCTCTCGATGGTCCACCGCGACGCGGTGGTGGTTGTCGGCTACGCCTGCTACCTGCGCGTCCCGTTATTCCCTCCGACGCCGCTGTGGTTGCAATACC TGTTCGGAATCGCCGGCATCATTGACGTCGTTGCGCTAGTGCTCGCTGAAGTATGCGGGGTGCTGTTCTGCATCAGGAAAGCCCGTGAGTTTAACCCGGCATGA